One genomic window of bacterium includes the following:
- a CDS encoding L,D-transpeptidase family protein, protein MKPLARTILALLLLAGVTACGGSDPGGDPPLAPPRLLLLVERADGGSDAALEAGLSTLANDTTARGWRITDPPDGVPERTVVLYEPAYGAAARDLALLFSLDSDRLIPVPPGSSEAAVILRLGADFDMQTLALWPDGLAPIISTDELSGMGYGEGTVVYVDISECRATLFVDGRSVKTWPVAVGGPSSPTPPGVYDIVRLKENPTWNWEGRSYPPGDPENGLGSRWIGIDLPTYGMHGTNEPDLIGTAVSHGCVRSLNADIEEVFVYLKLGDTVIWAE, encoded by the coding sequence TTGAAACCACTCGCTCGTACGATCCTGGCGCTCCTCTTGCTCGCCGGCGTGACGGCCTGCGGCGGGTCCGACCCCGGGGGCGATCCGCCCCTGGCGCCGCCGCGTCTTCTCCTCCTGGTGGAGCGCGCCGACGGCGGGTCCGACGCCGCCCTGGAGGCCGGACTCTCCACCCTGGCCAACGACACCACCGCCCGCGGCTGGCGCATCACCGATCCCCCGGACGGTGTCCCCGAGCGTACGGTGGTCCTGTACGAGCCGGCCTACGGGGCCGCCGCCCGGGACCTGGCGCTCCTGTTCTCCCTGGATTCCGACCGGCTTATCCCGGTCCCTCCCGGTTCCAGCGAGGCCGCGGTCATTCTGCGGCTGGGCGCCGACTTCGATATGCAGACGCTGGCCCTCTGGCCCGACGGTCTGGCCCCGATAATCTCCACCGATGAGCTTTCCGGGATGGGCTACGGCGAGGGGACGGTCGTCTACGTGGACATCTCGGAGTGCCGGGCCACCCTCTTCGTGGACGGCCGGTCGGTGAAGACCTGGCCGGTGGCCGTCGGCGGTCCCTCTTCGCCAACGCCCCCCGGCGTGTACGATATCGTCCGCCTGAAGGAAAATCCCACCTGGAACTGGGAGGGCCGGAGCTACCCGCCCGGCGACCCGGAGAACGGCCTCGGCTCGCGTTGGATCGGCATAGACCTCCCCACCTACGGCATGCACGGGACCAACGAGCCCGACCTGATAGGCACCGCCGTCAGCCACGGCTGCGTCCGGTCCCTGAACGCGGACATCGAGGAGGTCTTCGTGTACCTGAAGTTGGGCGACACGGTCATCTGGGCGGAGTAG